A single genomic interval of Fibrobacter sp. UWEL harbors:
- a CDS encoding type II toxin-antitoxin system HicA family toxin, with protein sequence MQKKEKLYSCMKFNDICRYAIQRGWVLKRITGSHHQFVKPGHRTVPIQKHSKEIVGDYLKRILKQLDQ encoded by the coding sequence ATGCAGAAAAAAGAAAAACTATATTCATGTATGAAGTTTAACGATATCTGTAGGTATGCTATTCAAAGAGGTTGGGTTCTAAAAAGAATCACAGGTTCTCATCATCAGTTCGTGAAGCCTGGACATAGAACCGTTCCCATCCAGAAACATTCTAAAGAGATTGTCGGGGACTATTTGAAACGAATCTTGAAACAGTTGGATCAATAG